The region agttcgagagtggaaaactctttctccactatgcatactgccccggccgaggtcttacgaactcagtcttataaatcacataggatctctccttatctaccaaggtcaatagattccatataggtgcataccctactcctacagtgaacctactgtagccaatctacactgcatggacccatatgtctagagaccatgtatacatgcagtcaaactacaataacctcactgtgagtagccgaagcatcgcaggtcaaaggaccagtcacactactgcaacatcaagcaagtcactgacgagtggatagacatccaagtgacttcttgtcttggtcacgctcagtacccttgttctttaacaagcacctgcactattacttcagtgtcgccacaccgtggactcgagtctcgtccatccacaaggaaagcaatgtgtgcactgatctcatcggatcgatcaccgtcctcgtgatgatcccttgattaggagcattttagaaattaatcacaaatgatgcatggctcaaattcttaactcttaagaatatgcatcatcatcttattaattcttggacgattcatagacacataaacaatatgaatgaaaaagatgccttttatttattcaataataaatagtcaagtacaaaactatatcctagaattaacaataagTCAGCCAGATTAGCTTCTAGAGCATACATCTAATAGGTATGGCGTTGAAGAAAAGCTTCATCGACTCCGAAGCCTCCTATCAATGATTGGAAAGAGATGAAACTTCGTCTGAAGGAGAAGTTTCTTCCCCTCGACTATGAAGATCGACGTTATCCCACAATGTTGATCAACGCCGTTCCTACTATGATGATCATTGCCATCCTTACAATGATGATCTACAATGAGAAGTAGAAGAGATGGATTGTATGGAGGCACGACTACGATTTAGACGCCAACGAGATAAGAAGCTGGCTGAAGTCCTTCATCAAATAGATCTTATAGGCAGAAGGAGGAAGCGTACCAACTCCCGCTTCGTATGGAGTCACAACAGCGACAACGGCGCCCTGCACAAACACCGATTGTGCGACAGCCTCCAGAATGCAGCAGCCGAGGAGTTCCTTTTCCTAGAGGTAACGCCtctattttcagatctaaatccTCTGCCAATCGAAGTACATATCAGGATAGAGGTACTGCAAGGgccaatgaaaaaaataaaggaccTATGCCCCAATCCATGCTGCAAAGAAGAGGCAAACCCAATTGCTACAAGTGCAGCGGTCGAGGTCATTCCGCCATCGTTTGCCCCACCAGAGACCAACATTTCGCATTGGTACATGAGGAGGACGAGATCATAGAGCTTTCTGATGTTCCTCCTCAGCCTACTGATGCCGAAAGAAGCGGAGTAAACGAAGGAACCGAGGCCTACGAAGAAGAAAATCTTGATGCTGAGAATTCAGCAGCACCGTCTGAAGATGTCTCTACTGCTGAGATCCCTTCTCCATCCCTTGAAGTTCCCCCTAGACCCACTGAGATTGACGACAAGGAGGAAGACAACAAGAAGGAAGAAATTTCAGAGGTGATACTATCTAAATCTGAACCTATTTTAATTGAATTTCTTGATgtaactttagaagaattgctCGTGAAAGATAGTTCACAAGATTCAGCAGAGATCAACCTTGAATTTGGGACCATGTTTGCATCGGTTGTCAAGAAAGAAGATTCTGAAAATTCAACAGCAGTAGGAATACAGCAAACTAAAAATTCTACAGCAGAAAAATTCAAGCAATCCAAAGTTTCTGCAGCAAAAAATTCAGATCAGCAGATAGCCACTGAAGAACCCATTGATACTGAAAATGCAGACCTGCTAGTGGTCAAGTAAGAGCCCATGTCAGCAGCGATCCGCGAAGAAGTCGGATCTGAAATTTTAGAGGAGGACATCCCGTTCCAAGTATGTGCACCCAcatcagagtgcgcagcggcTCGGCATCGTAACTAGCCCGCACTAGACTCGCGTCTTGGTTCATTCGAGTCATGCATCCCGGCTAGTTGAGTCATGCATCCAAGCAACCAGCGCCCATGCAGTAGACCAATTTTACTTGGGCTAGAAATCTTCAACTCAGCCCCAACTCGACGGAGTCGAGTTCTTCTTAGCAGGGGGAATTGATACAGGAGCATCCCCATTGGGCATGGAGTTTTGGGTCTAGTCCCTTGAACATAGAGATTGAGTTTCCTCCTTGGGTGTACACCAAGTTACATGGGGTTCAAGGAGTTCAAATATCAACCATGTTGAGCCCAATTGAATCATGGGGTAAGCGTGGAGATCGAGTCTTCATCCTTTGGACGAATCGAGCCAATCAAGAGCATGAGCCTTTCATGAGCCCAATTGAATCATGGGGTGAGCGTGGAGATGAAGCCTAACAATAAAGCACCAAATCATCATGAGTTGAGTCTATTATTGAGTTATGAGTCCAACATTAGGTgtcaagtcatattgggtcatgtgtggagaatttagtttagtcatgtgagtgaaattgagtccttatgtgagaggattgagtccatatgtttaagattgagtccttgtaattgagtgccattaagaaggattcctaatgccgtgaagatcatcactcatcacgtggagaagttcaaccatgaagatctctcacatgtggaaggaATTCAGATTTCAGATCCAGTTAAAGTTCGTGACAGATTGAACATCATATAGTATTTTACAGATTTTGGAAGTTACAGAAGTCCTATTAAGTTGATtcgaattttgttggaaagtaaacatccatagcttttcaatgactataagaatatgaaatttggagacCGAATGAATTTTGaagagtctcccgaacttcatgctgatgctGGTACTCGAGAAGGAGTTTGAGTCAAAGTAGGAATTGTATGCAGTTGAAGATTATCCATTTAAACTCCAACCCGCACACAATCAAGGGGTGACACTTATCCAACCTTTAGTTAACAAGTTGTTTAGGAAGTTTATCatttgatttgaattttaaaaaatgtcCTTATTTGGTTTTGAGTCCAAGTAAAGTCTGGTTGTAGTCTTTATCTTTTCCAACCTTTTTTTCTATATAAAGGAAggtatgaagaataaaatttaGAGAGTTTTAGATGACGAAATTGGTGAGAAATCTCTGGGTATTCCGGTGTTCTTTCGTGAGGAGAGATTCCTTTACAAGCTTGGTGAGATTCCAAGTAAGATTGGAGAGAAGGTGAGACTCCTTCCTCTCTAATGGTTGGATCTTTTGGAGGTGAGACTCTTCCATTGGTTCAATAGTTATCCtttttattttctacttcaatttcttgttttcttagtcttctttaGCATCGGATTCTATTACATTCATCTATCCCATCTACATAATTTATAGATTTTAGTTTTTTCCGAAATTCAAATAATTCAGCCATACAACCATCTCATCCTTGTTCTTCGTATCAAATCAAgtttcttctttatttaaatcttttgaaataattccatcatcatctagcctttctcCCACATCTTCCCTAATCCAAATCCCGTCACTTTTCCCTAAGAATTCACGTCCGGATCAAGTTCCATGAGATCAGCACGTCCGTGAAGTTTAGGATTTTctgaaagagtcgactcctcccgacctcgagtcgactccacgtcgtctcgagtcgactccaacttcatcgagtcgactccaaagtcgaCCCAAGTCGATCTCCAAAGCCTCTCAGGTCGACCTGTCTGGTATAACAGAGAGCTCGTTCCGTGATACGCCCGGCGAGTCGACCCCTtcaaaactcgagtcgactccaaccttgCTTGAGTCGACGCTAAggatccttgagtcgaccccagctggaAAATAGAAGAACCCGTTCTCtggattctctgagagagtcgaccccagcctgtcacgagtcgaccccgacctacctcgagtcgaccccagcctgtcacgagtcgaccccgacttacctccttgagtcgaccccagctggaAAATAGAAGAACCCGTTCTCTCGATTCTctaagagagtcgaccccagcctgtCACGAGTCAACCCCGACCtacctcgagtcgaccccagcttagcacgggtcgaccccagatctGCTGATAGCACAGAAAGCCCTCTGCATCTCCTTCCGCCCCTGCATCAATTGGTATCAAAGCCCACTGCATCTCCTTCCAACCTGCATCAAGTGTGATGGATAAATTCTCCATGGAatgatattttaagaaaaaggaaCTTCCTGTAGAGAGATGAGGCATCAATAGAGTGGAAAATTCAATACTGTAAAATATTTCAGATCATAGAATCCTCAAAAATTAGGATAGTTTACGCCTTGCAGTGACTTCTAGACTTCCtgtattatgaaaattttgggatTGCACAAGTTAAATTAAATTTCATACATTGGAGAATTTCTTTCTGCCAAATGGAAAAATTATTCAATCCCAATGCAAACTCCTGTCCAAAGCTGTAACAGCGCCCATAAACTATTTGAGACTCGATGTCCCCACAATCACTACCACTCTTTCTCATTCACAGCAATCCATCTTCCATCAATAACTTGGTTTTTCTGTTCAAGAGAACCATGCCACACCATTAACTTCAAGCTTCCTACCATCAAGGACTCCAGGCTGCTGGCAGCTAGAGGACGGCGCACTTTTGATGAGTCTGTCCTAGTAGCGAAGTTGCATGCGGCGTGGAAGGGCCTCGTCCATGCTAGAGTACATTTGAATGCCCGGCGGGTCTTTCTTGAGAAtgactcggctactgtgatcAATTGAATCCAGAGTGGGCATGCCAAGACAGATTTACACCCCCTAGTCCGTGATATTCACCATCTTATGGAAGGGTTTGACTCTATTCGAATTTCGCATGTGTTTCGGAAGGCAAACAGCGCTGCAGACTGGATCGCCTCCTCTGCAATAACTTGGATTTTCTATTCGAGAGAACCATGCCACACCATTAACTTCAAGCTTACTACTATCAAGAACCATGCATTCACATTTTTCAAGAGAGACCATGCATCCAAACTAAGAACCATTCGGCATACCTCTCGAATCAAACCAGCTGCACCTTAGATCATGTAGATAATTTTTTACATTGTAGTACTGTACCTTGTGTAATTGCAACCAGGGGGAAGCATTCCCTTAAATTGCAGAGAAAATTTTTTGTTTGCCAGTGGTTCCCTCCTGTTGCTTCCCCTCAACACATGAACAACAGAGTGGTGGGCTGCAAGAGAACTATCGATAATCCTACTTCAAATAATTAACATCGTAGCAAATTCTTGACTCGAGCTGCACTTTGaatgatgaactccatgatgtgCTATGCCTCAAACTTCACAAGATTATGTCATTTTCTAGGTGATATGATGAagctaaagaaaagaaaactgacATGGTTTGTAATTATGATTCATCTCTTCAGAAATCCTTGGATAAGTATCTCATAGGGATGTTATCAGTTGCAGGAGTCAGGTCTCCCTTACAGGTGGTTTTCTCTCCTTCAAAAATGTCATAACCACCTCGATTACATGGGCACATCATGTCCCAAAAGAGACCAAAaatgaaaaagtaaaaataggaaaaaagaaATAGCATTCTTCATTTATAGAGGTGTTGGACCAATTCTACCAGTACCTATAGATTGCTAGGCTTTTTGGCCAGCTGCAATCATTTCTTCCTTGGTGAGCCAATCCTGAACAGCCACAAGATCAGGAAACACAAGAGCACCAGACTGTCTCCAATTCTCCGAATCTGGTGTCCTAAATCTATCCACAAGCAAAGCATGCATTCCCACGCTGCGGGCTGGGATGTAGTCCTTGCGCATGCTGTCCCCAATGTGAAGTGCTTCTTCTGGTGCTATATTTCCAGCCTTCTCCAGTGCAATCTCATATATCCTCGGGTCTGGTTTTTCAACACCCACGAGGCCCGAGAACACGCCAAAGTCCCATTCTGATCCCTGGGTTACAAAAGGATGAACCATTAACGACCCAATAGATGGAGAATTAATGTGAGACTATGAATGGAACTGATTACAGCTACCTGATTCAGTCCTAAGGCAGGAAGGATGACATCCTGATACCGGTATTCTGCATTGCTGACAATGACAACAATGAGGCCTTTTTGACGTGCCCATCTCAGGAAGGGCTGAGAGTCGGGAAATACTGAGTAGGGTGCAGAAGAACCAAAAGATGCATATATGCGTCTGAACACCTTCTCAAATGTCTCATCATCATATTCATAGCCTGCCTGCAGCATAACATTACCATCGAATAGAGGTAATTAGCTAGATATGCTACATCCTTTATCTGAAAagcaggggaaaaaaaaaatcagattctACCTCTGTAATTTAACTACTAATCTAGAGATCAATTGAATCTTGAGTCATGCACGGGGTGTCTGATGGTCATTCATGATCACCGATTGCAGCCCTCTGGGCTAGTCAGATTTTGATATATGACTAAACCAAGGCTAACTACTTTGATGGTTAGATTTACTAAAGCTTGATCAAAATATTAGTTAAGTATTACAAATTTAATAATCAAATATAGTCTCTTTTCACTTGCTTAATGTAAAGTGCGGGAGGGCCTTTTTACACTTTTCCCTCCAAATATATATGCGGATTCAGATGATCTGTATGCATTATCACATTAGTTGTTTAAGTGTATTCTCTCATGAATGATTGTAGAGGCATGCTGACAGAAGATCCCAAAACAAAATGACCACAAAAGATAGGCACAAGATTTATCAAGATTGTGATTCCGCTTACCCTGATAAAAGAGTCCTTGACACATGATCTCCACCAATCAACATTTGGTATTTTTGCTGCATAGCCAAAACATGGGTATCGTTTTGCCATTTCAGTGTATGCTGCCTTAAAGCCTTCATGCATGCGTTTGTAATCAGGGCAGGGCAACCCTACTGACTTGGCTGCCATGCAGTAGTAGTCCCCAAGTTGGCCTTTGTAAGCTATCAGAGTACCAGTGACATCTACAGTGATACAACGGAGCTTCGACAGGATTGACATTTTTGGCAATTACTTTAAACTGTTGCTTGTTCAAACTGACATGTCAGTTCTGTTCATATATGAAACACTGACAAGTTATCCAACAGTAAACTGATCAACAAGCTAAGCAGCTACTTCAATGG is a window of Phoenix dactylifera cultivar Barhee BC4 unplaced genomic scaffold, palm_55x_up_171113_PBpolish2nd_filt_p 002220F, whole genome shotgun sequence DNA encoding:
- the LOC103723337 gene encoding haloacid dehalogenase-like hydrolase domain-containing protein 3 yields the protein MSILSKLRCITVDVTGTLIAYKGQLGDYYCMAAKSVGLPCPDYKRMHEGFKAAYTEMAKRYPCFGYAAKIPNVDWWRSCVKDSFIRAGYEYDDETFEKVFRRIYASFGSSAPYSVFPDSQPFLRWARQKGLIVVIVSNAEYRYQDVILPALGLNQGSEWDFGVFSGLVGVEKPDPRIYEIALEKAGNIAPEEALHIGDSMRKDYIPARSVGMHALLVDRFRTPDSENWRQSGALVFPDLVAVQDWLTKEEMIAAGQKA